The Acidianus infernus genome window below encodes:
- a CDS encoding dTDP-glucose 4,6-dehydratase: MKIIVVGGAGFIGSAFVRELNKRGIKPIVVDLLTYAGRKENLIGTDYDFVQADVRSEKMHDIIKEYSPDIVINFAAETHVDRSIYKPQDFVTTNVLGTVNLLEASRKFNFKYVHISTDEVYGEECGDENSPLKPSSPYSASKASADLFVKAYVRTYGISAVIVRPSNNYGPRQFPEKLIPKAIIRTLLGMHVPVYGDGKAERDWIFVEDTARIIFDVVSRAEWKGEVYNIPGGQRYNVLEILKILEEVSGKEVKIKFVSDRPGHDRRYCMTTSMKYEVTPFKEGLRRTYEWYLNNRWWWEPLINDKFFVEDEPWLTV, from the coding sequence ATGAAAATCATAGTAGTTGGTGGTGCTGGGTTCATAGGCTCCGCTTTCGTGAGGGAGTTAAACAAGAGGGGTATAAAGCCCATCGTAGTAGACCTCTTAACCTACGCTGGAAGGAAGGAAAACCTCATTGGGACAGACTACGATTTCGTCCAAGCCGATGTTAGGAGCGAAAAAATGCATGATATAATTAAGGAGTATTCTCCAGACATCGTCATAAATTTCGCAGCCGAGACCCACGTAGATAGGTCAATTTATAAACCACAAGATTTCGTAACCACTAATGTCCTAGGTACGGTAAACTTACTTGAGGCTTCACGGAAATTCAATTTCAAATACGTCCACATCTCTACAGACGAGGTTTACGGTGAGGAGTGCGGGGATGAGAACTCACCTTTAAAACCCTCTTCTCCTTATAGTGCATCTAAAGCTTCAGCTGACTTGTTCGTAAAGGCTTACGTAAGGACTTATGGGATAAGTGCGGTTATAGTTAGACCATCTAATAATTACGGTCCTAGGCAGTTCCCTGAAAAGTTAATACCTAAGGCTATAATTAGGACTTTACTAGGGATGCACGTTCCAGTGTACGGTGATGGGAAAGCTGAAAGAGACTGGATATTTGTAGAGGACACTGCTAGGATAATTTTCGACGTGGTGAGTAGAGCTGAGTGGAAAGGGGAAGTATATAACATACCGGGAGGGCAGAGGTATAATGTGCTCGAGATCTTGAAGATATTGGAGGAAGTGAGCGGTAAAGAGGTTAAGATAAAGTTTGTCTCAGATAGACCTGGCCACGATAGAAGGTATTGTATGACAACAAGTATGAAATATGAAGTAACGCCATTTAAGGAGGGTCTGAGGAGGACTTATGAATGGTATTTGAATAACAGATGGTGGTGGGAGCCTTTAATCAATGATAAGTTCTTCGTAGAAGACGAGCCGTGGTTGACAGTTTAG
- a CDS encoding FkbM family methyltransferase, with amino-acid sequence MLLYYEEKIINCSSNSIAFYVNGNTYWIPIDEILNASGKFNTILKALSYNWNYRGGYWEKGNIKFKHIHAEIIATFEDEEYGYADVKNKSVVDIGAFVGETAIYFALKGAKKVYAIEPHPGAYEELVENIRINALEEKIFPLNIAVGDKEGYTVISNVETSQAPVTLFNESDGNGIKVKKEILNNIIKKYNIETNVLKMDCEGCEYNLILNDYEAVSKFEQLVFEYHAYNTGIPVRSLIELLKRVYNCEFVNEHIYKKNDPNWDKNRIGML; translated from the coding sequence TTGCTCTTATACTATGAAGAAAAGATAATTAATTGTTCGAGTAATTCTATCGCGTTTTACGTTAATGGAAATACTTATTGGATACCGATAGATGAAATACTGAATGCTAGTGGAAAATTTAATACCATTCTGAAAGCCCTTTCTTATAACTGGAATTATAGAGGTGGTTATTGGGAAAAGGGAAACATAAAATTTAAACATATACATGCTGAAATTATTGCAACATTTGAGGACGAAGAATACGGCTACGCGGACGTTAAGAATAAATCAGTAGTAGATATTGGGGCTTTCGTAGGAGAAACGGCAATTTATTTTGCATTAAAGGGAGCTAAAAAAGTATATGCAATAGAGCCTCACCCCGGGGCATATGAAGAATTAGTAGAAAATATTAGGATAAACGCTCTGGAGGAAAAGATTTTTCCATTAAACATCGCTGTAGGGGATAAGGAAGGATATACTGTTATTTCTAACGTGGAAACTAGTCAAGCACCAGTAACATTATTCAACGAGTCTGATGGAAATGGAATAAAGGTTAAAAAAGAAATATTAAATAATATTATTAAAAAATATAATATAGAAACTAATGTATTAAAAATGGACTGTGAAGGTTGTGAATATAATCTAATTTTAAATGACTATGAGGCAGTATCTAAATTTGAACAATTAGTGTTTGAATATCATGCATATAATACTGGTATACCAGTGCGTAGCCTAATAGAATTACTTAAGAGAGTATATAACTGTGAATTTGTAAATGAGCACATATACAAGAAAAATGATCCAAACTGGGATAAGAACAGAATAGGTATGCTGTAA